The Dehalococcoidales bacterium genome window below encodes:
- a CDS encoding AAA family ATPase, whose protein sequence is MNLQSDNKSSQIKSGYDLVNTPVPDIPYRILGLLRSNGGRLSITAQYKSEKSLLAHDLALRVAAGEDWLGFKTSQGKVLYVNLEISEEKFQERTQDFHAEGNYSQLALSSFMAITILDKNLCLDISEIVIQEVLNTSLGNGFKIDLLILDPRARIVAGSENEETVIKHLCDNIDKLLANNHGLSVVIVTHMGKDPTRGAIGHSRFSGWLDTEITVVKSDKMISKKELHIVGRDIERVIIPLDFNYPLHRVSPIERMARESKVEAAKKFIIGHLQNGPLDEQRIRTEAKGNNITDYAFHSAIRELKDENRIQAVPAGGQGNRKLLKLADKVVD, encoded by the coding sequence ATGAACTTACAAAGTGACAACAAGTCTTCACAAATTAAATCAGGCTATGACCTAGTTAATACTCCAGTACCTGACATCCCTTACCGAATACTGGGGTTACTACGGTCGAATGGCGGTAGGTTGTCTATTACTGCTCAGTACAAGAGTGAGAAATCATTACTCGCTCATGACCTAGCACTTAGAGTAGCAGCAGGTGAGGATTGGCTTGGATTCAAGACCAGTCAAGGTAAGGTTCTATATGTGAATCTCGAGATATCAGAGGAAAAGTTTCAAGAACGCACTCAGGATTTTCATGCTGAAGGAAATTACAGCCAATTAGCATTGAGTAGCTTCATGGCAATTACTATTTTGGACAAGAATCTCTGCCTTGATATAAGTGAAATAGTAATCCAGGAAGTACTAAATACCAGTTTGGGGAATGGGTTCAAAATTGACCTTCTAATTCTAGACCCCAGGGCTAGAATAGTTGCAGGCAGCGAAAATGAAGAAACCGTTATTAAACATCTTTGTGACAACATAGATAAGCTACTAGCGAATAATCATGGTCTATCAGTTGTTATTGTAACTCACATGGGTAAAGACCCTACTAGAGGAGCAATTGGCCACTCGCGTTTTTCTGGCTGGCTGGATACAGAGATAACAGTTGTTAAGAGTGATAAAATGATCTCTAAGAAGGAACTACACATAGTAGGTCGGGATATAGAAAGGGTAATAATACCACTTGACTTTAACTACCCACTGCATAGGGTATCTCCTATTGAACGTATGGCTAGAGAATCAAAGGTTGAAGCAGCCAAGAAATTTATTATCGGACACTTGCAGAATGGGCCTCTAGATGAACAACGAATCAGAACTGAGGCTAAGGGAAATAATATTACTGATTATGCCTTTCACTCCGCAATACGCGAACTGAAGGATGAAAACAGAATTCAGGCTGTTCCCGCTGGTGGCCAAGGGAATAGAAAGCTATTAAAATTGGCCGATAAAGTTGTTGACTAA
- the cimA gene encoding citramalate synthase produces the protein MASVRLYDTILRDGAQKEGISFSVTDKLAITRKLDELGIHFVEGGWPGSNPKDVEFFTLAKDLRLRNSELVAFGSTRPSASRAEDNANLQSLAGVGVKTVTIVGKSSELQVIRVLETSLEENLTMIADSVGYLRAKGLTVFFDAEHFFDGFKTNPDYSLRCLEAAADAGAGCLVLCDTNGGSLPDEIATAIGVVRDKTSVALGIHTHNDGGLAVANTLAAVAGGVSQVQGTVNGYGERCGNADLCSIIPALRLKMGIDCITDAGLAKLTGVSHYISEVANLALDPSSPYVGSSAFSHKGGLHVSGLAKWAESYQHIDPARVGNQSRVVVSELSGKGNIIYKAREMGLDLPSRGEQVKKLLEQVKSLESRGFQYENAGASFELLVHRAKPDYRPSFELVDFMVMVERRRRLPTIAELEDMLSEATVKVKVGGAIIHTAAEGNGPVNALDHALRKALLQFYPSLAAVRLVDYKVRILEESVGTESQVRVLIESSDGVHEWRTVGSSANIIEASWLALADSLEYWLLKQKPDREKGAKADGD, from the coding sequence TTGGCTTCAGTTCGGCTTTACGATACCATACTTCGCGATGGGGCGCAGAAAGAGGGCATTTCATTTTCTGTAACGGATAAGTTGGCTATTACACGTAAGCTCGATGAGCTGGGTATTCATTTTGTCGAAGGGGGATGGCCCGGATCCAACCCCAAAGATGTCGAGTTTTTTACCCTGGCGAAGGACCTCAGACTGCGTAATTCTGAGCTGGTTGCCTTCGGCAGTACCAGACCATCCGCCAGCAGGGCTGAGGATAATGCTAACCTTCAGTCCCTGGCTGGTGTCGGGGTGAAGACGGTTACCATCGTTGGCAAAAGCTCCGAGTTACAGGTTATCCGGGTGCTGGAAACTAGCCTTGAGGAAAACCTGACCATGATTGCCGATTCGGTAGGCTATCTCAGGGCGAAGGGGCTTACCGTTTTTTTCGATGCCGAGCATTTTTTCGACGGCTTCAAGACCAATCCTGACTATTCCCTGCGTTGTCTGGAGGCAGCGGCCGATGCCGGGGCCGGCTGTCTGGTGCTTTGTGATACCAACGGCGGCTCGCTGCCTGATGAGATAGCTACCGCCATTGGGGTGGTCAGGGATAAAACCAGTGTAGCGCTGGGTATCCATACCCATAATGATGGCGGGCTGGCAGTAGCTAACACACTGGCTGCTGTGGCCGGCGGGGTAAGTCAGGTTCAGGGGACGGTCAACGGCTATGGTGAGCGTTGCGGTAATGCCGACCTCTGCTCTATTATCCCGGCACTTAGGCTCAAGATGGGCATTGATTGTATCACCGATGCCGGGCTGGCTAAACTGACCGGGGTTTCACACTACATCAGTGAGGTGGCTAATCTTGCCCTCGATCCCTCTTCGCCCTATGTTGGTTCCAGTGCCTTCAGCCATAAGGGCGGACTCCATGTTTCCGGTCTGGCCAAGTGGGCGGAGAGCTACCAGCATATCGACCCGGCCCGGGTCGGTAACCAGTCCAGGGTAGTGGTGTCCGAGCTGTCGGGCAAGGGCAACATTATTTACAAAGCCAGAGAGATGGGCCTGGATCTGCCCTCACGTGGCGAGCAGGTGAAGAAGCTGCTCGAGCAGGTCAAGTCTCTGGAGAGCCGTGGTTTTCAGTACGAGAATGCCGGGGCTTCCTTTGAGTTGCTGGTCCACCGGGCCAAGCCGGACTACCGGCCCTCCTTTGAGCTGGTTGATTTCATGGTGATGGTGGAGAGAAGGCGAAGACTGCCGACTATAGCCGAGCTTGAGGATATGCTCTCCGAGGCGACGGTAAAGGTGAAGGTGGGTGGTGCAATAATTCATACCGCAGCCGAAGGTAACGGTCCGGTTAATGCCCTAGATCATGCCCTGCGCAAGGCGTTGCTTCAGTTCTATCCCAGCCTGGCTGCCGTCAGATTGGTGGACTATAAAGTCCGTATTCTTGAAGAAAGCGTCGGTACCGAGTCTCAGGTTCGGGTTCTTATCGAGTCCAGCGACGGAGTCCATGAGTGGCGTACTGTAGGCAGCTCGGCCAACATTATTGAGGCTAGCTGGTTGGCTTTAGCCGACAGCCTGGAGTACTGGCTGTTAAAGCAAAAACCGGATAGGGAGAAAGGAGCCAAGGCAGATGGAGATTGA
- a CDS encoding Ig domain-containing protein, with protein MREIKLLNRQRRRYSLMVAANSVRRLIKVVTVSALAIFGAIFFISAPVWAAPTILPSTLPEAEVDVYYTTTLVAAPITPPANWAITSGSLPPGLTIDAATGVISGEPTTAGSYAFFATVTDITGTSSPQGFIITVTQIPLSFLTTTLPDATEDTSYSQKVNVTGGTSPYTWSIVNGSLPDGLSLRSSTGIINGSPDDDTAGSYSFVIRVTDSSASTLSAQQSFILLVREGTFESVVSIASSLASGETNVFVEGDWVAALEGGESVQLSLDLDSSQTITVDDTVSNPTNASIRFVAEDDSIEVSEGSPDAHFSYHAEYFLEVTAAPSEAGLMSGSDWYSEGEVFNATAPGEVKDTSDTRYRFSHWQLPTGGTVTSENLSLTVTMPGRIIANYDTEYLVEFITEPAEVGQVTGTGWYSGGYTLRTSAPEEVEETSDTRYRFSHWELPTGETVRSEDLNLTVTMPGSITANYDTYYQLSMEYPYGEMGGTWHKAGSEAQWNLDTREVAMSGVFGALGGKLIAADASGTELMDSPKIINVDWKPDYTRPAIYISLIALAVGLGIYFTYRHRKAPQPAPAATPQPQTTVVMIGDTSKPQTETTREKLLDKLSELLDKYENEIRVSVLNEQAKELADGESPGGRKMLSTPDAVIDQDSLCSFKARKLLRVVTGSWHQGEEPQEASKKGRVIVWTRDIYNEWEILNCFLPAGHTGNHQGNFRMVYTLLNTITEKKTYRRDEEVIPPEPHFTDGMPEVEITEDQVIPLSHLPTEELP; from the coding sequence ATGAGAGAGATCAAGCTTCTTAACCGGCAACGACGCCGGTACTCTTTAATGGTAGCGGCCAACTCGGTACGCCGTCTAATTAAGGTAGTTACGGTCAGCGCGCTGGCTATCTTCGGTGCGATATTCTTTATTAGTGCACCTGTTTGGGCAGCGCCCACCATTCTACCCAGCACCCTGCCGGAAGCTGAGGTCGATGTCTACTACACGACGACCCTGGTTGCCGCCCCGATCACACCCCCCGCCAACTGGGCAATCACCAGCGGCTCGCTACCACCCGGACTAACGATTGATGCCGCTACGGGGGTTATCTCGGGAGAGCCGACCACGGCCGGGAGCTACGCCTTCTTCGCCACCGTCACCGACATAACCGGCACTTCATCACCGCAGGGATTCATAATTACCGTTACGCAAATTCCCCTGTCCTTCCTCACCACCACTTTACCGGACGCTACCGAGGACACCAGCTACTCACAAAAAGTTAACGTAACCGGGGGCACGTCGCCATATACCTGGTCTATCGTCAACGGCTCACTGCCGGACGGCCTGTCGCTAAGGAGCAGCACCGGCATCATTAACGGCTCTCCGGATGACGACACCGCCGGTTCCTACAGCTTTGTCATCAGGGTTACCGACAGCTCGGCGTCAACACTGTCCGCCCAGCAGAGCTTCATCCTTCTCGTTCGAGAGGGGACCTTCGAATCGGTTGTCAGCATTGCTTCCAGCTTAGCCTCAGGAGAGACCAATGTTTTCGTCGAAGGAGACTGGGTAGCAGCTCTGGAAGGCGGCGAGTCCGTTCAGTTAAGCCTGGACCTGGACTCAAGCCAGACGATAACTGTTGACGATACTGTTTCCAATCCCACCAATGCCAGCATCAGATTTGTGGCGGAAGACGACAGCATCGAGGTAAGCGAGGGCTCTCCCGATGCTCATTTCAGCTATCACGCCGAGTATTTCCTCGAGGTCACGGCAGCTCCCAGCGAGGCCGGCCTGATGAGCGGTAGCGACTGGTACAGCGAAGGGGAAGTATTCAACGCCACCGCTCCAGGTGAAGTTAAAGACACGTCCGACACACGGTATCGATTTTCCCACTGGCAGCTTCCTACCGGGGGTACGGTCACCAGTGAGAATCTGAGCCTGACTGTCACCATGCCGGGAAGGATTATCGCCAACTACGACACCGAGTACCTTGTCGAATTCATAACCGAACCCGCCGAGGTGGGGCAGGTGACCGGAACCGGCTGGTACAGCGGGGGATATACTCTCAGGACTAGCGCTCCGGAGGAGGTTGAAGAAACATCCGACACCCGATACCGTTTTTCTCACTGGGAACTACCGACCGGAGAAACGGTCAGGAGCGAGGACCTGAACCTGACTGTCACCATGCCGGGAAGCATCACAGCCAACTATGATACCTACTATCAGCTAAGCATGGAATATCCCTACGGCGAGATGGGTGGTACCTGGCATAAGGCAGGGAGTGAAGCCCAATGGAATCTGGACACCCGCGAGGTTGCCATGTCGGGAGTATTCGGTGCATTGGGAGGCAAGCTGATAGCCGCCGACGCCAGCGGTACCGAGCTTATGGATAGCCCGAAGATAATAAACGTGGACTGGAAGCCGGACTACACCAGACCGGCTATCTATATCTCCCTGATCGCCCTGGCCGTCGGCCTGGGGATATATTTCACGTACCGTCACCGCAAAGCTCCGCAACCGGCTCCGGCCGCCACTCCTCAACCACAGACAACAGTGGTAATGATCGGCGATACCTCGAAGCCGCAAACCGAAACGACCCGGGAGAAGCTCCTGGATAAACTCAGCGAGCTTCTGGATAAATATGAAAACGAAATAAGAGTCTCGGTATTAAACGAGCAGGCCAAAGAGCTGGCTGATGGCGAAAGCCCCGGAGGAAGAAAGATGCTATCAACGCCGGATGCCGTCATCGACCAGGATTCACTATGCAGCTTCAAGGCAAGGAAGTTACTCAGAGTCGTCACCGGAAGCTGGCACCAGGGAGAAGAACCGCAAGAAGCAAGCAAGAAGGGGCGGGTTATAGTCTGGACACGCGATATATACAACGAGTGGGAAATCCTCAATTGCTTCCTGCCTGCCGGTCATACCGGGAACCACCAGGGCAATTTTCGCATGGTATACACCCTGCTAAACACCATCACAGAGAAGAAAACCTACCGCCGGGACGAAGAGGTTATTCCACCCGAACCTCACTTCACTGACGGCATGCCCGAGGTAGAGATAACCGAAGATCAGGTAATCCCGCTCAGCCATCTGCCAACCGAAGAGCTGCCGTAA
- the leuB gene encoding 3-isopropylmalate dehydrogenase: MRFSLAVLPGDGIGPDVTAEAVKVLEAVGSRFGHEFKLDYGLVGGVAIDKTGQALTVDTLKMCRSNQAVLLGAVGGPKWDNNPGAKVRPEDGLLALRKGLGLFANLRPVKVFPVLVNSTNLKPDVIRGVDFVFVRELTGGLYFGRPKRQWRTSRGRRATDSMTYSEQEIERIVRVGFELALRRDRKLISVDKANVLESSRLWRQVAMEVAGDYPDVELEHMLVDACSMRIIQNPAYFDVIVTENTFGDILTDEASMLAGSMGMLASASLAGVPQEGVNIFGMYEPIHGSAPRRAGLDMANPIAIILSVAMMLRYSFGLDREAEAVERAVDEVLEEGYRTYDIMAEGKVKVGTGKMGDLIAGKVAG, translated from the coding sequence GTGCGATTCAGTCTAGCTGTTTTACCCGGTGATGGTATCGGTCCCGACGTTACTGCTGAAGCGGTCAAGGTTTTGGAAGCTGTGGGCAGCCGCTTCGGCCATGAGTTCAAATTGGACTACGGACTGGTGGGCGGCGTTGCTATTGACAAGACGGGGCAGGCCCTTACCGTTGATACGTTGAAGATGTGTCGGAGCAACCAGGCGGTATTGCTCGGGGCGGTTGGTGGTCCTAAGTGGGACAACAACCCCGGGGCTAAAGTCCGTCCCGAGGACGGGCTGCTTGCTTTGAGGAAGGGGCTGGGGTTGTTTGCCAACCTGCGCCCGGTCAAGGTCTTTCCGGTGTTGGTGAATTCCACCAACTTGAAGCCGGATGTTATCCGGGGAGTTGACTTTGTATTTGTTCGTGAGCTTACCGGCGGTCTGTACTTTGGCCGGCCCAAGAGGCAGTGGCGGACGTCACGGGGACGACGGGCTACCGATTCGATGACCTACTCCGAGCAGGAGATCGAGCGTATCGTTCGGGTCGGTTTCGAACTGGCGTTGAGACGTGATAGAAAGTTGATTTCGGTGGACAAGGCCAACGTGCTGGAGTCCTCCCGGCTGTGGCGGCAGGTGGCCATGGAAGTGGCTGGCGATTACCCCGATGTCGAGCTGGAGCATATGCTGGTCGATGCCTGCTCGATGCGCATAATTCAGAACCCGGCCTACTTTGATGTCATCGTTACCGAGAATACCTTTGGTGATATCCTTACCGATGAGGCCTCGATGCTGGCGGGTTCGATGGGAATGTTGGCATCGGCCAGTCTGGCCGGTGTACCGCAGGAGGGGGTCAATATCTTCGGTATGTATGAGCCAATACACGGCAGCGCTCCCCGCCGTGCCGGGCTTGATATGGCTAATCCGATCGCTATTATCCTCAGCGTTGCTATGATGTTGCGTTATTCCTTTGGTCTGGACCGGGAAGCGGAGGCAGTTGAGCGTGCGGTTGATGAGGTACTCGAGGAGGGCTATCGCACCTATGATATAATGGCTGAGGGCAAGGTAAAGGTGGGCACGGGAAAGATGGGTGACCTGATTGCCGGGAAGGTGGCAGGATAA
- a CDS encoding PAS domain-containing protein, whose translation MIEQLNKDQLAAMLEKLPVDITFVDENDVVRYWNKHDNRIFQRPLSSLGRPTQQCHPDRALDKLNRILTDFKSGRKDLVEFWKDIEGRKIHIRYFAVRDTDGRYLGTLGTDQDITDIKGLEGEKVTLD comes from the coding sequence ATGATTGAGCAGTTAAACAAAGATCAACTCGCGGCTATGTTGGAAAAATTACCGGTAGATATCACCTTTGTTGATGAAAATGATGTCGTTAGGTATTGGAACAAGCACGATAACAGGATTTTCCAGCGGCCGCTGTCATCGTTAGGTAGGCCGACCCAGCAGTGCCATCCTGACCGGGCCTTAGACAAGTTGAATCGGATACTGACTGATTTTAAGAGTGGCAGGAAGGATTTGGTGGAGTTCTGGAAGGATATTGAGGGGCGTAAGATACATATCAGGTATTTTGCCGTGCGGGATACAGATGGCAGATATCTCGGTACGCTGGGTACGGACCAGGATATTACTGACATAAAGGGACTTGAGGGAGAAAAGGTTACTCTTGATTAA
- a CDS encoding 4Fe-4S binding protein: MMVKAFRKIVRIDEKKCDGCGLCVPACAEGALQIINGKAKLVSDNYCDGLGACLGECPQGAITIEERAAEEFDEGVARQHPDSGKGAGEEAACGGCPSAAVRQLVHQEVGDAFPGEQSNQQSMLCHWPVQLSLVPPSAAFLNDARVILVGDCVPFAYADFHRGFLRDHALLVACPKLDDFSAHLKKLTDILSHSKVKSIDVVRMEVPCCGGLTQMVKQAIQLSGRDIISQETVIGINGEIKS; the protein is encoded by the coding sequence ATGATGGTAAAGGCGTTTAGAAAGATAGTCCGAATTGATGAGAAAAAGTGTGATGGCTGCGGCCTGTGCGTGCCAGCCTGTGCCGAGGGTGCTCTTCAGATAATTAATGGCAAGGCGAAACTGGTCAGCGACAACTACTGCGATGGGTTGGGTGCCTGTCTTGGCGAATGCCCGCAGGGGGCTATTACCATTGAGGAGAGAGCAGCAGAGGAATTTGACGAGGGAGTTGCCCGGCAGCACCCGGATTCGGGGAAAGGTGCGGGAGAAGAAGCTGCCTGCGGTGGTTGTCCTTCAGCTGCGGTTAGGCAGCTCGTTCATCAGGAGGTGGGGGATGCCTTCCCAGGGGAGCAATCTAATCAGCAGTCGATGCTCTGTCACTGGCCGGTTCAACTCAGCCTCGTACCGCCTTCGGCAGCTTTCCTGAATGACGCCAGGGTGATACTGGTGGGTGACTGCGTACCATTTGCCTATGCCGACTTTCACCGGGGATTTCTCCGGGATCACGCTCTGTTGGTGGCCTGTCCTAAGCTTGATGACTTTTCCGCTCATTTAAAGAAGCTGACCGATATTCTGAGCCATTCGAAGGTAAAGAGCATTGATGTAGTTCGTATGGAGGTACCTTGCTGCGGCGGGCTGACGCAGATGGTAAAGCAGGCGATTCAATTAAGCGGTCGGGATATTATCTCACAGGAGACCGTCATAGGCATTAACGGTGAGATAAAATCATGA
- a CDS encoding helix-turn-helix transcriptional regulator — protein sequence MKRQNELAKELGISKSYLSMMLSGKRKIPEYLEDKICELVHKNRAQELLPKFESLHPLHVTSSSHIPFC from the coding sequence ATGAAACGACAAAATGAACTCGCCAAAGAACTCGGCATCAGTAAGAGCTACCTCTCTATGATGCTATCAGGCAAGCGAAAGATACCGGAGTATTTAGAAGACAAAATTTGTGAACTAGTTCACAAGAATCGTGCCCAGGAATTGCTTCCCAAGTTCGAATCCCTTCACCCGCTCCATGTAACTTCCTCTTCTCATATCCCCTTTTGTTAA
- a CDS encoding TrkA family potassium uptake protein has translation MRIVFSGASPLTIITAKTLINEGHEVIIIEVNKEKIDQFCEELDCSFLHGDSAKPAILSQVDPKNSDILFCLTNSDQINIITSLLGRSMGFKRVITSIEDTGLEQLCRELGLEDTIIPVWTLSRHLDNMVRGLDSINLSTLLKEDARFFVFTAREEDAIKASELGLPKDAHIVFYYRDNKLNFADNDTKFHKGDEIIILTRSKNIPDFNERWYSKKANSKDN, from the coding sequence ATGAGGATCGTATTTTCAGGTGCCAGTCCGTTAACTATTATTACTGCCAAGACGCTGATCAACGAGGGGCACGAAGTCATTATTATTGAAGTCAACAAAGAAAAAATTGACCAGTTTTGCGAAGAATTAGATTGTAGCTTCCTACACGGTGATTCTGCCAAACCAGCAATATTAAGTCAGGTAGATCCGAAGAACAGCGATATTCTATTTTGTCTGACCAACAGCGATCAGATTAATATCATCACATCGTTGTTGGGACGCTCGATGGGTTTTAAGCGCGTTATCACTAGCATAGAAGATACGGGGTTGGAGCAATTGTGCCGTGAACTCGGGCTTGAAGATACAATCATTCCAGTATGGACATTAAGTCGACACCTAGACAATATGGTACGAGGACTTGATAGTATTAATTTATCTACACTGCTCAAGGAAGACGCCAGATTTTTTGTTTTTACAGCCCGAGAGGAAGATGCGATCAAAGCTAGTGAACTGGGGCTTCCCAAAGATGCACATATTGTTTTCTACTATCGTGACAATAAACTTAACTTTGCTGATAATGATACAAAATTCCATAAAGGGGATGAGATCATCATTTTGACCCGTAGTAAAAACATCCCTGATTTCAACGAACGCTGGTATTCAAAGAAAGCTAATAGTAAAGACAATTAG
- a CDS encoding TrkH family potassium uptake protein: protein MIWPITASGLSFIDAFFESVSSITTTGLSVVASVEDKTPMFLFSRSWAQWVGGLGIVILSVAIMISPGLAAKRIGDIEDYEEDLVGSTRSHARRMIIVYSLLTGFGIIILGLLGAGWFNSIIYAFSAVSTGGFSPHNASLAGLDSLSLQVMVILLSVAGAIPLVLYYRSSKDGIGAFIRDRQFRWLLLAGVITSLLVALFLFSGHEFNWPQALRHGFLNAFSAISTAGFTTLDISPISDGAKIALICSMFLGGCAGSTAGGIKILRLLIVTQVIYVFFQRASMPRQAIAEASIGRRRLQPDEIQGAISIILVYLACITISWLIFVGMGHNALDSLFEVVSAVGTVGLSSGITTPELHPLLKMVLCADMLLGRLEILAWLVLFYPRTWIGRKLEE from the coding sequence ATGATATGGCCTATTACGGCTTCCGGCCTGAGCTTTATCGACGCATTTTTCGAGAGCGTCTCAAGTATCACAACTACAGGTCTGAGTGTCGTAGCGTCTGTAGAGGATAAAACACCCATGTTCCTATTCTCCCGGTCCTGGGCGCAGTGGGTCGGGGGGCTGGGTATAGTTATCCTATCAGTGGCAATTATGATTAGCCCGGGGTTGGCCGCCAAAAGAATCGGAGACATAGAAGACTATGAAGAGGATCTAGTCGGCAGTACCAGATCACATGCCCGACGTATGATAATCGTCTACTCCTTATTGACCGGATTTGGAATCATTATCTTAGGTTTACTGGGCGCAGGATGGTTTAATAGCATCATATATGCTTTTTCAGCTGTCTCCACGGGTGGTTTTTCACCTCATAATGCCAGTCTTGCCGGATTAGATAGTCTTTCTCTACAGGTAATGGTGATATTATTATCAGTAGCAGGCGCAATCCCACTGGTCCTATACTATCGTTCGTCCAAGGATGGCATAGGGGCTTTCATACGCGATCGCCAATTTCGGTGGCTTCTCCTAGCCGGAGTGATCACGTCATTGCTTGTCGCATTATTTCTATTCAGCGGTCATGAATTCAACTGGCCCCAAGCGTTACGCCATGGATTCTTAAACGCATTCTCCGCTATCTCAACAGCAGGATTTACCACACTGGATATTTCTCCAATCAGCGATGGCGCGAAAATTGCACTTATCTGCTCAATGTTTTTGGGTGGCTGCGCCGGTTCTACCGCTGGAGGCATCAAAATCTTGCGTTTGTTGATAGTAACACAAGTAATCTATGTCTTTTTTCAACGTGCTAGTATGCCACGGCAGGCTATCGCTGAAGCTAGCATCGGCCGGCGCCGGCTGCAGCCAGATGAGATCCAGGGTGCTATAAGCATCATTCTTGTTTATCTGGCGTGTATCACAATTTCATGGCTGATATTTGTCGGCATGGGGCATAATGCCCTTGACTCACTATTTGAGGTAGTCTCAGCGGTTGGCACCGTCGGTCTATCATCAGGCATAACTACTCCTGAGCTACACCCACTTCTAAAAATGGTCCTTTGCGCAGATATGCTATTGGGCCGTCTAGAAATCTTAGCCTGGTTAGTGTTATTCTATCCACGTACTTGGATAGGAAGAAAACTGGAGGAATGA
- a CDS encoding tyrosine-type recombinase/integrase: MLPKQDVEGSNPFTRSKFYTQNSCELFTKKFAKSQLDNFIKSRASGTNPRTITLYQFALDNFIGYPLTPEGIQSYLDSLTCRNGKHNYYRVIKTLCRWLYHTDQLSSNPIEKVLPPRRQKKLLPAISKEQLAILVSHALTEKDRIILNLLWYSGMRLSEIANIKAKDFYWDEGIVIVLGKGNRYRKALAGNSIVKEWFSKHDTLEITARGIATMLQRLGQATGIHCNAHSFRRGFCVHNVKSGLSNRVIQALGGWETPAMVSHYAASLTFDDALSLYKAANSKT, encoded by the coding sequence TTGCTTCCCAAGCAAGACGTCGAGGGTTCGAATCCCTTCACCCGCTCCAAGTTTTACACACAAAACAGTTGTGAACTGTTCACAAAAAAGTTCGCAAAATCTCAACTGGATAACTTCATTAAATCTAGAGCGTCTGGTACAAATCCAAGAACTATAACGCTATACCAATTCGCCTTAGATAATTTCATTGGCTATCCTTTAACCCCTGAAGGTATCCAATCTTATCTAGATAGCCTTACTTGTAGGAATGGCAAACACAACTATTACCGTGTCATTAAAACTCTTTGTAGATGGCTATACCACACTGATCAGCTTTCCTCTAATCCTATTGAGAAAGTACTACCGCCAAGAAGACAAAAGAAGCTATTACCAGCTATAAGCAAGGAACAATTAGCTATACTTGTAAGCCACGCACTAACTGAAAAAGACAGGATTATCCTTAATCTATTATGGTATTCAGGAATGAGGCTATCAGAAATTGCTAATATAAAAGCCAAAGACTTCTATTGGGATGAAGGAATTGTAATTGTCTTAGGTAAAGGTAATCGCTATCGCAAGGCTCTGGCTGGTAACAGCATTGTAAAAGAATGGTTCTCCAAACATGATACTTTAGAAATAACAGCAAGAGGAATAGCGACAATGCTTCAAAGATTAGGTCAAGCTACAGGCATTCATTGTAATGCACATAGCTTCAGAAGAGGCTTCTGCGTTCACAATGTTAAGAGTGGCCTATCCAATAGGGTAATACAGGCCCTAGGTGGCTGGGAGACTCCGGCTATGGTTAGCCACTATGCAGCAAGCCTGACCTTTGATGATGCTTTGAGTCTATACAAGGCGGCTAATTCCAAAACATAG